Genomic DNA from Torulaspora delbrueckii CBS 1146 chromosome 8, complete genome:
GCCTAGTATTAAATAAAGTTAAGGCGTCAAATTCATTATATCATATCTATCTCTAAATGTTCTAGTAACTCAACTTACCCTTTTTCAAGTAAGCAATATTAGTCTTGATAATCTCTCTTGTTGGCTGGGCAAAAAtgtcatcaatttcttccagcGTTCTGTTCTTGGTTTCTGGCATACATAGCAGTTGGTATGGGATACCGATAACCAAAGCGATACCACCGTAGAAACCTAGAGTTAGACCGGTGTACGTCATCGCGTCTTGcattttctcaaagttgtAAGTCACGGTGAATGCAAAAGTGTATAATAGAACCGAAGCAACAGTCATACCGATGGATCTTGTTCCTAGGGAGAAGGATTCGGATGGTAGGACCCAAGTTAAAGCAGCGTAGGAACCGAATGCGATATTGTATAGGATCAAACCGGTTAGATAGACACCTTCAGCAGCGGCTAAGTTGGTGTTAATGTTAATTCTGTAACCCACACCAACAAGAACCAGCCCAACGGCGAAAATAACGATAGTCATGGCCCATGTACGTCTACCGAATCTATCCATCCATAGAATGGCTGGAATAGTACCCAATAGTAGAGCTGCACCACCAACCATTGACATAGCAACTGACTGTTTGTCATCAAAACCGATTTGTTGCATCAGTGTGGACATGTAGTACATGATAGCGTTAATACCagtcaattgacccaaACCGATCATGGTACTGGAGAAGATTAAAGCACGACGATTACGAGGGACGAGGAATAAGTCAAACAAGGATTGGAATCTCGATTCGTTGGCGCGTAGGTCTCTATCTTTTTCTGCTGCTTGTCTCAACTCTAAGAATTCAACAGTATTGTTGTCATCTGTTACATCTCTTAATCTCTTCCAAACGTTCCATGATTCTCCAACACGACCCTTGTGCATCAACCAACGAGGTGACTCAGGCAAAAATAGAAGACCAATTAGTAAGATTGTAGAGAAGACTAGCGAAGAACCAACCATGTATCTCCACCCACCTTTGACATCGAAAAAGATAACACCGACGATGTAACCAAAAAGCTCACCAAGAGCAATGTTAAACTGATACAAGGAAACCAGACTACCTCTGACTGAAGATGGCACGGACTCGGCAATGTAAACACCGATACCACCACCTTCAATACCAACACCAACACCGATTAAGAATCTACCGGCATACATTTCATGGTGATTACCAGCGGCAGCACAGACAATTGCTCCAACAGTGTAGAAGATACAGGACATGACCAACGCCTTCTTACGACCAAAAGTTTCACTAAGAGGAGTCAATAGAATGGACCCACCAACCAGCACCCAGGGCATCAACGAAGAGACCAACGATGCTTGATGCTTCGTCAAGTGAAGCATCTTGTTCATACCAATGGATGCACCAGAAATAATAGATTGGTCAATACCAGAAAGGATACCTGCGAAAGCAGCAAAGGCACCCAACATGATAACCATACGATTCTTGTTTTCAAAATCGACTTCGAATTCTACCGATTTCAATTTTCCCCAAAAAGATTGCTTCTTTTTGTAAGAAGAGCCCAATTGATCCAAGGCGGCTACTTCTTCCTGCatgttgaaacttttgtTCAACAGATCAGAAGTCTTATTGCCAATATCGTTCTCGAGATCGAACTTGGCCTGGGTTGGATCTTCGTAAACATCCTTCGTTGAAATGTGCTCCATCTCGATATGAGAGGCGCTTGAAGAGTATTTCTCGGTTTCGAGAAATACGTCTTTATTGTTTGACATGATTAAAGTAAACTGATTTTCTGTGTTTGGAATACTGGTCTTTttacaagagaaaagaaTAATAATCACAAATCGTACTTCTCTCTATCCAAATATCATCAGGCTTTTATATGatttcattcttgatcttcaacaactaTGAATAATGGTTGACAGCTCTTAGTTCTTTCTTAGCGATGCATTTGTCGGGACAAGTGTTACCGTTATTTTCCAGACGCGTCCCCCGCCCCACAAGGGGGAAAAACTCAAAGGAATAAGTTACAGCCTACGGAAAAACTGCGGAGTCAAAATTGATCCAGCCGCTGTGTAAGCCCCGCAGGCCCGGAGAAATGGAAAAACCTGCATTTTCTTGGCTGCCTTTTCAAGCCACggaaaaattttcaaggaAAAAAACAGAAGTTGCCCCGCGTCTTGGCATGACTATCACGGCTATGGTGGGGGAAGTAAGCGGAGAAATTAGGACAAATTCTTGGCCGCCAAGAGTTCAACGATGGCTGGTACCTCGGTATATTGTCGCTTTCCAACGCTGTTG
This window encodes:
- the TDEL0H04480 gene encoding uncharacterized protein; amino-acid sequence: MSNNKDVFLETEKYSSSASHIEMEHISTKDVYEDPTQAKFDLENDIGNKTSDLLNKSFNMQEEVAALDQLGSSYKKKQSFWGKLKSVEFEVDFENKNRMVIMLGAFAAFAGILSGIDQSIISGASIGMNKMLHLTKHQASLVSSLMPWVLVGGSILLTPLSETFGRKKALVMSCIFYTVGAIVCAAAGNHHEMYAGRFLIGVGVGIEGGGIGVYIAESVPSSVRGSLVSLYQFNIALGELFGYIVGVIFFDVKGGWRYMVGSSLVFSTILLIGLLFLPESPRWLMHKGRVGESWNVWKRLRDVTDDNNTVEFLELRQAAEKDRDLRANESRFQSLFDLFLVPRNRRALIFSSTMIGLGQLTGINAIMYYMSTLMQQIGFDDKQSVAMSMVGGAALLLGTIPAILWMDRFGRRTWAMTIVIFAVGLVLVGVGYRININTNLAAAEGVYLTGLILYNIAFGSYAALTWVLPSESFSLGTRSIGMTVASVLLYTFAFTVTYNFEKMQDAMTYTGLTLGFYGGIALVIGIPYQLLCMPETKNRTLEEIDDIFAQPTREIIKTNIAYLKKGKLSY